The genome window CAACCAGACAAACACTTCATAAAGAACTAGAGGAGTAGTAAAATCAAACAAAGGATCAACAACAGATGTAAAGAAATATGGCATCCAGCATAAATTGAATGCCCCTACAACAATCCCAAGAGTTTTTGCTGCCTTTTTCTCATGTTTCACCTTTTGTGAAATTTTGTTCGAGGCCATGTCAACTCTGCCCTGTTTTGTGccatccattttttttgcatgcttttctgaaactaaaaatatttgagCATACAAATAAATCATAACACAGACCggcaaaatgaaaaatgcaccTGTACTGAAAGCAGCCCATAGTTCATTGATCAAAAGTATACAACTTCCCAAGCAGCTTATAGATTCAAGAAAGTCCTCTATATCAGCCACATTTGCTTTTGTATACAGGAGAGTGAAACCATATGCTGCAGCTAAAGTCCAGCTTAGAGCTGCCATAAACCATGCCAGAGTTAGAGTTATTCTTGTAGGGTACTGAAGTGGATAACACACAGCTTGATATCGATCTATAGCAATAAAAATCAGATGGAAGATTGATGCACCGGTGAGAAACATATCAAACGTAGAGTGCAGGAGACAGAAATCTTTTCCGAAGTACCAGCAGCCATCCACAGATCTAATCATGCTGAATGGC of Pangasianodon hypophthalmus isolate fPanHyp1 chromosome 30, fPanHyp1.pri, whole genome shotgun sequence contains these proteins:
- the LOC113536331 gene encoding trace amine-associated receptor 13c-like, which translates into the protein MMEAPNSSLLEEAHLIEFCYPDSNASCAKSSHNMATKTVLYSVLVFAMAITILGNFVVIISIAHFKQLHTPTNILVMSLAMVDLLLGIIVMPFSMIRSVDGCWYFGKDFCLLHSTFDMFLTGASIFHLIFIAIDRYQAVCYPLQYPTRITLTLAWFMAALSWTLAAAYGFTLLYTKANVADIEDFLESISCLGSCILLINELWAAFSTGAFFILPVCVMIYLYAQIFLVSEKHAKKMDGTKQGRVDMASNKISQKVKHEKKAAKTLGIVVGAFNLCWMPYFFTSVVDPLFDFTTPLVLYEVFVWLGYINSTLNPIIYGLFYPWFRKTLNLIVTLKIFAPNSSDIKVYSA